One genomic region from Quercus robur chromosome 4, dhQueRobu3.1, whole genome shotgun sequence encodes:
- the LOC126722426 gene encoding uncharacterized protein LOC126722426, with the protein METEFGHIVDCIDINKQLAFDHPLLKDHKIQERPHFSKRITKNVVLSRNRPSMIGLQQDACPSGTVPIRRTTKADLIAIRSMSNNIFPQTTKVPNTHNAVIKMRTAENHGYIGVKGNINVYNPVVKEGSSYARMYVMKGTDENLNSITTGWMVSPGTYKGTPYSYFFTYWTTDGAQKTGCFNIRCPGFVQVDKRVYLGSAISNVSIPDGPQFEIGLYISKEEDGNWWVTKDDINIGYFPAAIFNNFTEAETVGWGGLAVSLPNGISPPMGSGIFPDDNYSHTSQFRAIQYRDSSGVLDGPHENTYDTIIDSPNCYLIDFHGYIGEHEGYTFGFGGPGGDCGI; encoded by the exons ATggaa ACAGAGTTTGGACATATTGTTGATTGCATTGatattaataaacaattggCTTTTGACCATCCTTTGTTGAAAGATCACAAGATCCAG GAAAGacctcatttttcaaaaagaataaCAAAGAATGTAGTACTCTCGCGAAATAGACCTTCAATGATTGGTTTACAACAAGATGCTTGTCCGTCAGGAACCGTTCCTATTCGCAGAACAACAAAAGCAGACCTCATAGCAATTAGGTCAATGTCAAATAACATTTTTCCTCAAACAACAAAAGTTCCCAATACGCAT AATGCAGTTATCAAAATGCGAACCGCTGAAAATCACGGTTACATTGGCGTTAAAGGAAACATCAATGTCTATAATCCTGTAGTTAAGGAGGGAAGCAGTTATGCCAGAATGTATGTCATGAAAGGCACAGACGAAAACTTGAATTCTATCACAACAGGATGGAtg GTTTCTCCAGGTACATACAAGGGTACTCCGTATTCTTATTTCTTTACATATTGGACG ACTGATGGTGCTCAAAAGACAGGCTGCTTCAACATTCGTTGCCCAGGTTTTGTGCAAGTTGACAAAAGAGTTTATCTTGGGTCAGCAATAAGTAATGTATCCATTCCTGATGGTCCTCAATTTGAGATTGGACTCTATATTTCAAAG GAGGAAGATGGCAATTGGTGGGTAACAAAAGATGACATTAATATTGGATATTTTCCAGCAgcaatatttaataattttactgAAGCCGAAACTGTTGGTTGGGGAGGGCTTGCTGTTAGTCTCCCAAATGGAATTAGCCCACCCATGGGATCCGGAATATTTCCAGATGACAATTATAGCCATACAAGTCAATTTAGAGCGATCCAGTATAGAGATAGTTCCGGAGTACTAGATGGACCTCATGAAAATACTTATGATACAATCATTGATAGCCCTAACTGCTATCTCATAGATTTTCATGGATATATAGGTGAGCACGAGGGATACACATTTGGCTTTGGTGGACCTGGTGGAGATTGTggcatttaa